The Thermoclostridium stercorarium subsp. stercorarium DSM 8532 genome contains a region encoding:
- the fcl gene encoding GDP-L-fucose synthase: MEKDSRIYVAGHTGMVGSAIVRCLERNGYHNIIKRTHKELDLTDQAECEKFFRQEKPEYVFLAAAKVGGIHANNTYPADFITENLLIECNVIQSAFKNNVKKLMFLGSSCIYPKLCPQPIKEEYLLTGPLEPTNEAYAIAKIAGIKMCQSYNKQYGTRYISVMPANLYGINDRFDENNSHVIPAMIIKFHKAKTEKLPFVELWGTGKPLREFLYVDDMAEACIYLMQHYDGSDPVNIGSGQEISIRELAEIIRDVVGYTGEVVFDATKPDGTPRRILDNSKITAMGWKPKTDIREGIKMEYEYYLNMIQKK; encoded by the coding sequence ATGGAAAAGGACAGCAGGATATACGTGGCAGGGCACACAGGAATGGTTGGTTCGGCAATTGTCAGATGCCTTGAGCGGAACGGATATCATAATATAATCAAAAGAACCCATAAAGAACTGGATTTGACCGACCAGGCAGAATGCGAAAAATTCTTTCGGCAGGAAAAACCTGAATATGTATTTTTGGCTGCGGCAAAAGTGGGTGGAATTCACGCCAACAACACCTATCCCGCCGACTTTATTACCGAAAATTTGCTTATTGAATGTAATGTAATCCAAAGCGCATTTAAAAACAATGTAAAAAAGCTGATGTTTCTCGGAAGCTCCTGTATCTATCCGAAACTTTGCCCTCAGCCTATTAAGGAGGAGTATCTGCTTACCGGGCCGCTGGAACCCACCAATGAGGCTTACGCCATTGCCAAAATAGCAGGCATTAAAATGTGCCAGTCATACAACAAACAATACGGGACTCGGTATATTTCTGTCATGCCGGCAAACCTTTACGGTATTAACGACAGATTTGACGAAAATAACTCCCATGTGATACCGGCAATGATAATAAAATTCCACAAAGCCAAGACCGAAAAATTGCCGTTTGTTGAACTGTGGGGCACGGGCAAACCGTTAAGGGAATTCTTATACGTGGATGACATGGCTGAAGCATGCATATATCTTATGCAGCATTATGACGGAAGTGACCCTGTAAATATCGGTTCAGGGCAGGAAATAAGCATAAGGGAACTGGCCGAGATCATCAGGGATGTGGTTGGCTACACCGGGGAAGTTGTATTTGACGCGACAAAACCTGACGGTACGCCGAGAAGAATACTTGATAATTCCAAAATCACGGCAATGGGCTGGAAACCGAAAACCGACATAAGAGAAGGGATAAAAATGGAATACGAATATTATCTTAATATGATACAGAAAAAATAA
- a CDS encoding DNRLRE domain-containing protein: MPTVTVGIPDTTFLSSAQPEQNFSFYPLMYVGNDPVFQECIALMEIELPVLPVTSVDSAVLQLSVIVKTGTDPSPIVVNRVTDPFDAQTVTYNTRPGFVATGTQIDISTSDLYTVVNIDVTELVNQWLDGTFENHGIALTNADGVTLVQFGTNNIVYEPYFPRLVITYSDTPVPPVDNPYGYVYNNGDQTIPVEGSIPFSHNGALRGITHTVNTDTITVESAGVYAVWYSVTGLEANQFTLFQNDDPVPGSTYGTREGNSSYTGFVIINAAAGDVLTLRNHTSAGPVSLDNAAGGTQTGVSASIMLFKIGSAVTPDPILDEVNNAQNVTEMRAAITNPQLGLDLTLFNSLSVTAQEIVLEELLTGRPDFGYLTVADLQAALDTAVNEVVDTENIRVRAGSTDGNGSIARPFGSITEGINAVAPGGTVHIGSGIYEVTTQINVNKTGITLLGEPGAEILLRAEIIPILITGSDVTVRGLTITSDIPYEREFIQIGAPNVKLIENTVFGPEQPPPMDNWVVNRAVVSQVNTQNVLLERNTFFSLRTGMYINPGTTGEIRDNVVYNTKGGFLVDRAFTTFVGNSWGTPPNEFDIVLLPGTTTEPPYDDIERLSQENNNANISDQR; encoded by the coding sequence ATGCCTACGGTAACTGTTGGTATTCCTGATACCACTTTTCTGTCTTCTGCCCAGCCTGAGCAGAATTTTTCATTTTACCCCCTGATGTATGTTGGGAACGATCCGGTTTTTCAGGAGTGTATTGCCCTGATGGAAATCGAATTACCTGTCTTGCCTGTAACAAGTGTAGACAGTGCGGTACTGCAGTTATCGGTTATTGTAAAAACAGGGACCGATCCGAGCCCCATTGTTGTAAACAGGGTAACCGATCCTTTTGATGCACAGACGGTGACATATAACACCCGTCCGGGTTTTGTTGCCACAGGTACACAAATTGACATCAGCACTTCGGATTTGTATACCGTTGTAAATATTGACGTCACCGAGCTTGTGAACCAATGGCTTGACGGAACGTTTGAAAATCACGGGATTGCATTGACTAACGCCGACGGTGTCACCCTCGTCCAGTTCGGTACAAATAACATTGTTTATGAACCGTATTTCCCAAGACTTGTAATTACTTATTCTGATACACCGGTTCCACCTGTTGACAATCCATATGGGTATGTATACAACAACGGAGATCAGACAATTCCGGTGGAAGGTTCCATTCCTTTCAGCCATAACGGCGCCCTGCGCGGTATAACCCATACCGTGAATACCGATACCATTACTGTTGAATCCGCAGGGGTTTATGCGGTGTGGTACTCGGTTACGGGGCTTGAGGCCAACCAGTTCACTTTATTCCAAAACGATGATCCGGTACCCGGAAGCACATATGGAACAAGGGAAGGCAACAGCAGTTACACCGGTTTTGTTATCATTAATGCCGCTGCAGGCGACGTTCTGACTTTGAGAAACCATACGAGTGCAGGTCCCGTAAGCCTTGACAATGCCGCCGGCGGAACACAAACCGGAGTAAGCGCGTCGATTATGCTTTTCAAAATCGGAAGCGCCGTAACCCCCGATCCAATACTTGATGAAGTGAACAATGCTCAGAATGTCACAGAAATGCGGGCTGCTATAACCAATCCGCAGCTGGGACTGGATTTAACCCTTTTTAATTCACTGAGCGTAACAGCCCAGGAGATAGTTCTGGAGGAATTACTTACAGGACGCCCTGATTTTGGCTATCTGACGGTAGCGGACCTGCAGGCGGCACTTGACACGGCGGTAAATGAAGTGGTGGATACCGAAAACATCCGTGTACGTGCAGGCAGCACCGACGGAAACGGAAGTATTGCCCGCCCGTTCGGAAGCATTACCGAAGGTATTAATGCAGTGGCGCCCGGAGGAACGGTTCACATAGGTTCGGGTATTTACGAAGTGACGACACAGATTAACGTAAATAAAACCGGAATAACACTGCTTGGTGAACCCGGTGCGGAAATTCTTCTCAGGGCGGAGATTATTCCCATTCTGATTACAGGCAGCGATGTAACGGTCCGCGGTTTGACAATTACGAGCGATATACCGTATGAACGGGAATTTATCCAGATTGGGGCTCCTAATGTAAAACTTATTGAAAATACCGTTTTCGGTCCCGAGCAACCACCGCCAATGGACAACTGGGTTGTTAACAGGGCAGTTGTATCCCAGGTGAATACTCAGAATGTTCTTCTGGAACGCAATACCTTCTTCAGTCTCAGAACGGGAATGTATATCAATCCCGGCACAACGGGTGAGATAAGAGACAACGTTGTTTACAATACAAAAGGCGGATTCCTCGTGGATCGTGCATTTACCACATTTGTAGGGAATTCATGGGGGACGCCGCCGAATGAGTTTGACATCGTACTTTTGCCGGGAACAACAACAGAGCCGCCGTATGACGATATTGAACGGTTATCACAGGAAAACAACAACGCAAACATCTCGGATCAAAGATGA
- the gmd gene encoding GDP-mannose 4,6-dehydratase → MKRALITGITGQDGSYLAEFLLEKGYEVHGLIRRSSIDNTERINHLLNGPRKVTLHYGDMTDAGSLSRLLYSIEPDEVYNLAAQSHVKISFDMPKFTADVNAIGTLTLLESIREVNPDIKFYQASSSELFGKVREIPQNENTPFYPRSPYAVSKLYAYWITVNYREAYNLFACNGILFNHESPRRGKNFVTRKITTGIADILAGKTDCLYLGNLDAKRDWGYAGDYVEAIWLILQQDKPDDYVVATGETHTVREFCELAFRNVGINLAWQGEGLNEIGVDKDTGRVLVRVSSEFFRPSEVDLLLGDPTKAKTKLGWQPRVSFEKLVEMMVRSDLQAAGINLS, encoded by the coding sequence GTGAAAAGAGCGTTGATTACAGGAATTACCGGACAGGATGGTTCATATCTTGCCGAATTTCTGCTTGAAAAAGGATATGAAGTGCATGGTCTTATAAGAAGAAGCAGTATTGACAATACAGAAAGGATAAACCACCTTCTGAACGGGCCACGTAAGGTGACTTTGCATTACGGAGATATGACCGATGCAGGAAGCCTGAGCAGATTACTATACAGTATTGAGCCTGACGAAGTCTATAACCTTGCGGCCCAGAGCCATGTGAAAATATCCTTCGACATGCCGAAATTTACGGCGGACGTTAATGCGATAGGTACTTTAACATTGTTGGAAAGCATCCGTGAAGTAAACCCGGACATTAAATTTTACCAGGCGTCGTCCAGCGAACTTTTCGGAAAGGTAAGAGAAATACCTCAGAACGAAAATACTCCGTTTTATCCAAGAAGCCCGTATGCGGTTAGTAAACTTTATGCCTACTGGATTACGGTAAATTACAGAGAAGCATATAACCTGTTTGCCTGCAACGGAATACTTTTTAATCACGAATCGCCGAGAAGAGGTAAAAACTTTGTAACCCGTAAGATTACAACCGGTATAGCAGACATACTGGCAGGAAAAACTGACTGTCTGTACCTTGGCAACCTGGACGCAAAACGCGACTGGGGTTATGCCGGGGACTATGTTGAGGCCATCTGGCTGATACTTCAGCAGGATAAACCTGACGACTACGTCGTTGCGACGGGAGAGACCCATACCGTAAGGGAATTCTGTGAACTTGCTTTCAGAAATGTCGGTATCAATCTCGCCTGGCAGGGAGAAGGACTGAATGAAATAGGTGTGGATAAAGATACCGGCAGGGTTTTGGTCAGGGTAAGCAGCGAGTTTTTTAGGCCTTCCGAAGTGGATTTGCTTCTTGGCGACCCTACAAAGGCCAAAACAAAGCTTGGCTGGCAGCCCAGAGTGTCCTTCGAGAAACTGGTTGAAATGATGGTAAGAAGCGATCTTCAGGCCGCGGGAATAAATTTGAGTTAA